The following is a genomic window from Hemibagrus wyckioides isolate EC202008001 linkage group LG22, SWU_Hwy_1.0, whole genome shotgun sequence.
AATGTCTGTCTTTGTTCAAGTTTGAATTTGAGCTTGAGAGCACGAGATGTAGAGTTTTCAATATGGGTTTCAACTTTGATTCTCtcacctggaaaaaaaatgaagaattgACAAATACTAGATAACAAAAAAATGGTAGGTTTTAACAGCCTCTCTCTTGTCTATTGCTTAGGAAAGGCATTGTGTAATGTAAAATTACCTTGCATGTAGCCCTTTTTGTCAGTAGATGCTCTGACTAAGGCACTTCCAGAGGTGAAAagtttcatctttttttctatGGACCCAGAAAGTGGAGTCTATGTATAgaacagcaaaaaaagaaaatgtatttaaagtcagtacacagaacacaatagCAATAGCCTGTTATTTGtatttcaattcattcattcatgttcagCAGCTGCTTTATTCTAATCAGGGTCATGATGATCTCATAGCATTTACTGGGTATGAGGTGGGAATATATCTGGGGTcagagaaaccagagaacccagataAAATTCACAGAAGCACACTAAGAGAGAGCATTCAAAATTAAAATTCCACACAGGCAAAACCTGAGCCCGGGATTGAAACAAGaaccctgaagctgtgagagAAATAAGCTTATCACTGTACTGCATTGCCCTGCTTTGGTTCAATTGAATGTAATTTAACATTATAAGCATCATAAGCACATACCATTAAATGAGCACTATTTTCAGAAGTTTTTGACACAAAGatgaattctttctttgcagTCTGAGGCATCTTCCATGATCTACTCAGTTTGGCCTGAAGGACGTGTGTAATTGATCCGTAAGATCCTTTAAAAGATGATGGGGTGTTcctacaaaaacaaataataataatgtcattacatgtgaattttacattttctagAGGAAGTGGCATACTACTATTGAATCATTGTGACCATTTTCAACATTGAGACCATACTTTGAGAACATGGCTCCTCTGTGACATGTTTTCGAAATTCATTTTTGCTTCAAGCTCGCCAACTTCTCTGTTAATGTGAATTTAGTTTCTATGCAAGTATGGACATGGGTCATGTTCACAAAATATCACATGGTATGGGAATATGAGTGAAATGATTCAAAGGGAATGAATGAATTCTCCCTCACAGACTAGTCAATAAACAATATTTCATACTGGGCATGACTAAGTTTAGATAcgctcactgtccactttattaggaacacctgctcatttgtgcagttatccaatcagtcaatcatgtggcaaCAGCAGAAAAATCATTCAGATACagctcaagagcttcagttaatgttcacatcaaacattagaCTGAGTAAAAATTGTGATCTCCGTGtttttaactgtggcatggtttattgcagaatatttcagaaacctCTGATTTACATAGATTTTCATACACATCAGCCTCTAGATTGGAGTGGAtgactgcataaatgagcaagtgtacattaaaatgacattaaatttTAAGGTCAGTGTATATCCACTGACATTAAGATCTAGGACcttattttttctattatagGATCTAGGACATCTTAATGTTTTCTGTTAAACTGAGCATGTAGAGTAAAACAGCaaactatattttatattatcagCATTATTTTCTCCGGAATTATTTACCCGTGAGGAAGCTGAAATGAAAACGGAAAGGTATGGTGTCCTGGAGTAACCAAATTGTTGTCTGTAAATTCAAACCATAGAAAAAAGTAAGTGTGTCAGTTCTCATAAaccaaaataccaaaaaaaaagtttttttatgcTTAAATATACGTCATACTTTAAATCTACTGCACTTGCACCAATTCCATTTATAATTACTATTTATAGTACTCAGGAAtctgtgcaaaaaataaataaataaataaataaaataaaagaatacacTTACATTTCTCCCCATTTGTTGTTACAAGTGTGGCTCCATTTCCTTCTGTAAAGACAACACACTGCAATTTATGATCTATAAGAATAAGATTTATTGGCTTTTGCAATACTGATATTGCACAGAATATACAGCCCTCTAAAGATGTATGAGTTACATGGGTAACATTTTAAAACGAATCCATTTGGTCTAATTAACCAGGCTTTTTCCAAATAAAACTCTtgttcaaataaaatatttgtttgtgaAAAGCAGTAGCCATATCTGATTCACATTATCTGACTCACAAATGTCTTATCGCATTTTTTTCTCCAGCACAGCGATACAAGCAAACAGGAGCCAACAAGGCACGATACATttgttgaaaataaatgtacaacGCCTTTAGGCAATGCTCTGATAACAGATATAGGAACATTTTGTGCATCCATTAGTCGATCACATGTTTTCAAATCCCTGTTGCCTCCAAATGAATAATGAACAAAAGAATATTAAAGCAGAACTTTCTCATGTAATAcacatttattcctaattattagaattaattaatttagatTTATTCCTGCAGgtgaatttgtttttaaaaggcTATTCTACAGTCCAAAGCATTTTTTATCTGTGTCCTAAGACCCTTTCTGATCACTACACTCTCagagtgggggaaaaaaggaaataaactgTAACATTTATTGTAGCTGAGGTGGTATGGTTCTCTTTTGTACCTTTATTATCTATCTTTCACCTTTGGAATACCTTTACAATGATTTAATGATATAAATTGAGCCACAATGCCCTTTCTACAGCATTAAAGGCACAATACACCTTTTTAAGGTTACAGACTATAGAAGGGATGTCCAATCTGATCCACAAAGAgacggtgtgggtgcaggtttccaTTCTAATCAAAAAAGAAATTTCAATGCTAAATCCACCTGTTGGTGAAATATTGACAGGTGAAGTATACTGAAAAGTGAGTAAAGCTTTGCACAAAGTAAACTAAGTCACGATTTACTAAAAGAACTTTTTTAATTAGCATTACGAACATATACAAATCCTCAGCTCTGCATTTAGAAAGTCATTTGTATTACTTTTGAAAGACTTATTCCTGCAGgtgaaattttttaaaaagactaTTCTATAGTCCAAAGCATTATTATCTATGTGTCCTAATATTTCAGTGTAAGACCCTTTCTCACTCGCTATACTCTCAGGATGGGGAGAAAAGAACATAAACTGCACCTTTCATTGTAGCtggggtggtacgcttcttatTTGTACCTTTATTATCTAGCCTTCACCTTTCGGATACATTAAAAATTGTTTTGTGGTACATAAACTGGACTACAATGCCCTTTCTACAGCATTACACGCACAATACACCTTTCTAAGGTTACATAATAAAGCAGGGATGTCCGATCTGATCCACAAAAGGGCCGgtgtgagtgcaggttttcattccaatcaagcaggagcctcacctgattccacctgcttaatcaactgatcttggctttcagtaggcTCAGGCGTGGCATCAGCTcaggttggaatgaaaacctgcacccaccccggccctttgtggataagatcgGACTCCTCTGTACTAAAGGTTAAAAAACTAAAAccccatgatgatgatgatgatgatgatacctCCACAGCAACACGTCCCTTCTCTCTGAATGCCTTTTAGACACGCCTTTCAAGAAGTAAACAAACCGGATATCCCAAATTCACTTTAATCCCACTTTAACAAGATTTAGACATATATAGTGTTAGTTTCACTTTTATGACAACAACTTAAGCAGGATGTTTTGACTAGTGATATATGAACAATAGGAGCATTTCTAAGAGATAACTCTTAACTCTAAACGAGCTATCAAACTGTTTACAACAAATAAGATGAGCCTGCATGtcatcaaaataaaacacagccacGGTTATTAGTGCTTACCTATCTTCGACTTGTCCCAAATGATGATTTGTTTGAGTTTGAAGTATCTTTCATGGGCGCTGTAGGAGTCGTCCGAGTTATTGCTGCTGTTTGACTCGGTCCAGTGGACATTCGCGTCccctttacactttatatacaGTTTCTCAATCCGTACCTCTTTGCTCACTTCCAAAACAAGTCTCCCCTGGATAGTGTCTCCATTCGTGAACGTGTTGCTCTCGTTAATCGGATCGTACTTTATTGAGAAGGTTTTGATACTTCCAGACATTGTCCTGACTCGAGGCTGGACAGCTGAATAGACATGAGCACGATGAACAACACTACACTGGTGACATGCAGTAGTGTAATAGGAATTTCCCCTTAGAGGTGTGGACTTTCCAGTCAAGTGAGTGTGGAGGGAGAAATGACAGTGACGTCGCTTCCTCCTTACCTTATTATTGtatctgaccacaacattaAATTGGCTTGGAGAATGGTTGATAAATTCtttgttaataataaagtaaaggaAGTTGCGTATCAAATATTGCCTAGGATTTATCCAGTGAATCGTGTACTGGAAGCTTTTAAAGTGAACTTTTAAAGTGAATATTGACTACTCCTGTGAATTCTGTAGTCATGAAAAAGAAaccatttttttcccattcattttttttcccattgtATTTATGCAAAGATATATTAGATTGATGTTGAGAATTTCATGACAAGAAAACTTAATACAGCTGTTAAACTGGGTAATGATATCTGTTAATGAttgatataatgatatatgtTAATGATTATGGGATAGACAAGGATAAAGCgaatattattcatttactgGTTGTAATGGGGAAGCTTCATATACACAAAATAAAGGTGGGGGGGTA
Proteins encoded in this region:
- the LOC131343738 gene encoding arrestin domain-containing protein 3-like, whose amino-acid sequence is MSGSIKTFSIKYDPINESNTFTNGDTIQGRLVLEVSKEVRIEKLYIKCKGDANVHWTESNSSNNSDDSYSAHERYFKLKQIIIWDKSKIEGNGATLVTTNGEKYNNLVTPGHHTFPFSFQLPHGNTPSSFKGSYGSITHVLQAKLSRSWKMPQTAKKEFIFVSKTSENSAHLMTPLSGSIEKKMKLFTSGSALVRASTDKKGYMQGERIKVETHIENSTSRALKLKFKLEQRQTFSAQGKQNYSTKVIFKAVEDPIPSRSKKTFTSRLKIPLNLDLTITNCGIIKVEYMLKVYLDVPYARDPEIIFPLIIIPTGQYCIPQQRLEASHSSQSRRQSLQMGSTFQPALVPFPLVPAAAFGPATNVYPCVYPQPANPDEPPPSYADIFPDSNASASGFHPSLLPLSPPPYTTMDSLHASQHHAPEYQTQECPGATGYWQSPANPEPYNTK